A genomic stretch from Apteryx mantelli isolate bAptMan1 chromosome 28, bAptMan1.hap1, whole genome shotgun sequence includes:
- the RAB5C gene encoding ras-related protein Rab-5C: MAGRGGAARPNGPAAGNKICQFKLVLLGESAVGKSSLVLRFVKGQFHEYQESTIGAAFLTQTVCLDDTTVKFEIWDTAGQERYHSLAPMYYRGAQAAIVVYDITNTDTFVRAKNWVKELQRQASPNIVIALAGNKADLATKRAVDFQDAQTYADDNSLLFMETSAKTAMNVNEIFMAIAKKLPKNEPQNAPGGPGRNRVVDLQESSQPSRSQCCSN, from the exons ATGGCAGGTCGAGGTGGAGCTGCTCGACCGAATGGACCAGCTGCTGGAAACAAAATCTGCCAGTTTAAACTTGTTCTGTTGGGTGAGTCAGCGGTGGGGAAGTCCAGCCTTGTTCTGCGCTTTGTGAAGGGACAGTTCCATGAGTACCAGGAGAGCACAATTGGAG CTGCTTTCCTAACGCAGACAGTCTGTCTGGATGACACAACAGTGAAGTTTGAAATATGGGATACAGCAGGACAAGAGCGGTATCACAGCCTGGCACCAATGTATTACAGAGGTGCCCAGGCAGCCATTGTTGTCTACGACATCACTAACACA GACACATTTGTACGAGCCAAGAACTGGGTGAAAGAGTTGCAGAGGCAGGCTAGCCCCAATATTGTAATTGCACTAGCAGGCAACAAGGCAGATCTTGCTACCAAGAGAGCTGTGGACTTTCAG GATGCACAAACATATGCAGATGACAACAGCTTGCTGTTCATGGAGACATCAGCAAAGACAGCAATGAATGTGAATGAAATCTTCATGGCAATAG CCAAGAAACTGCCAAAAAATGAACCCCAGAACGCTCCTGGTGGTCCAGGTAGAAATCGGGTTGTTGACCTTCAAGAAAGCAGTCAGCCTAGTAGGAGCCAGTGCTGCAGCAATTGA
- the LOC106487623 gene encoding heat shock protein beta-11-like — translation MLCPMHFMPFASSSLATRLGTMRTLWPNPEAIFTELQQEMEKAREYMNNFGQLSSQGNFAGDCAEGSSTTMTLASGDGFSVCQDVKDFAPKQLSVKLVGRKVMLVGQKETQTTDEKGSFSYKYEVLKREWDVPEEVDAEALSCSLSSDGQLHIEAPRRALPAAPERNVPIEVSRAALQPGPAMQDGATGGAKE, via the coding sequence ATGCTTTGCCCAATGCATTTTATGCCGTTCGCCTCCAGCTCCCTGGCCACCCGTCTGGGCACGATGAGGACCCTCTGGCCAAATCCAGAAGCAATCTTCACCGAACTGCAGCAGGAGATGGAGAAGGCTCGGGAATACATGAACAACTTCGGGCAGCTCAGCAGCCAAGGAAACTTTGCTGGGGACTGTGCCGAGGGCTCCAGCACAACCATGACCCTGGCCTCCGGTGATGGCTTCTCCGTGTGCCAGGACGTCAAGGACTTCGCCCCCAAGCAGCTGTCGGTGAAGTTGGTGGGcaggaaggtgatgctggtggggCAGAAGGAGACGCAGACCACTGACGAGAAGGGCTCCTTCTCCTACAAGTACGAGGTGCTGAAGCGGGAGTGGGACGTGCCCGAGGAGGTGGATGCCGAGGCGCTGAGCTGCTCCCTGTCCAGCGACGGGCAGCTGCACATCGAGGCCCCCAGACGGGCCCTGCCGGCCGCCCCGGAGAGGAACGTGCCCATCGAGGTCAGCCGTGCAGCACTGCAGCCTGGACCAGCCATGCAGGACGGAGCCACCGGAGGAGCCAAGGAGTAA
- the LOC136994385 gene encoding heat shock protein beta-11-like, whose translation MLCRLHFMPPASGALFPWLGPVRTLWPHPGTLFAELERELRQEMERAREFMSSFEQLLSSSGSSSAGRLSIAADRAPASSSGDGFSVCQDVKDFAPEQLSVKVVGRKVVLVGQKETQSADEKGSFSYKYEVLKREWDVPEEVDAEALSCSLSGDGQLRIEAPRRALPAAPERNVPIQLGPAVAQVAADDGAERAKA comes from the coding sequence ATGCTGTGCCGCCTGCACTTCATGCCGCCCGCCTCCGGCGCGCTCTTCCCGTGGCTGGGCCCCGTGCGCACCCTGTGGCCGCACCCCGGCACCCTCTTCGCCGAGCTGGAGCGGGAGCTGCGGCAGGAGATGGAGCGGGCGCGGGAGTTCATGAGCAGCTTCGAGCAGCTCctcagcagcagcggcagcagcagcgctggCCGCCTCAGCATCGCCGCGGACCGCGCACCGGCCTCCAGCTCCGGCGACGGCTTCTCCGTGTGCCAGGACGTCAAGGACTTCGCCCCCGAGCAGCTGTCGGTGAAGGTGGTGGGCAGGAAGGTGGTGCTGGTGGGGCAGAAGGAGACGCAGAGCGCCGACGAGAAGGGCTCCTTCTCCTACAAGTACGAGGTGCTGAAGCGGGAGTGGGACGTGCCCGAGGAGGTGGACGCCGAGGCGCTGAGCTGCTCCCTGTCCGGCGACGGGCAGCTGCGCATCGAGGCCCCCAGACGGGCCCTGCCAGCCGCCCCGGAGAGGAACGTGCCCATCCAGCTGGGGCCGGCGGTGGCGCAGGTGGCGGCCGACGACGGGGCTGAGCGGGCCAAGGCGTGA
- the KAT2A gene encoding histone acetyltransferase KAT2A, with product MAEPEAAQPGRPPPAPSAAAGGGAASGAAAGPGGGGGGAGSSDPARPGLSQQQRASQRKAQVRGFPRAKKLEKLGVFSACKANDACKCNGWKNPNPPTAPRMDLQQPVTNLSEPCRSCGHALADHVSHLENVSEEEINRLLGMVVDVENLFMSVHKEEDTDTKQVYFYLFKLLRKCILQMSQPVVEGSLGSPPFEKPNIEQGVLNFVQYKFSHLPPKERQTMYELSKMFLLCLNYWKLETPSQFRQRSQNDDVATYKVNYTRWLCYCHVPQSCDSLPRYETTHVFGRSLLKSIFTVTRRQLLEKFRVEKDKLVPEKRTLILTHFPKFLSMLEEEIYGENSPIWEADFTVPATEGGQLVSRPAAVSTVAVPTTPLFSKKLSNSSSSANMDSSTPEPMPGEKRKLPESLTLEDAKRIRVMGDIPMELVNEVMLTITDPAAMLGPETSLLSANAARDETARLEERRGIIEFHVIGNSLSQKSNKKILMWLVGLQNVFSHQLPRMPKEYITRLVFDPKHKTLALIKDGRVIGGICFRMFPTQGFTEIVFCAVTSNEQVKGYGTHLMNHLKEYHIKHNILYFLTYADEYAIGYFKKQGFSKDIKVPKSRYLGYIKDYEGATLMECELNPRIPYTELSHIIKKQKEIIKKLIERKQAQIRKVYPGLTCFKEGVRQIPIESVPGIRETGWKPLGKEKGKELKDPDQLYNTLKNLLAQIKTHPSAWPFMEPVKKSEAPDYYEIIRFPIDLKTMTERLKNRYYVTKKLFIADLQRIITNCREYNPPDSDYCKCANTLEKFFYFKLKEGGLIDK from the exons atggcggagccggaggccgcgcagcccggccggcccccgccggcccccagcgccgcggcgggcggcggggcggcgagcggggcggcggcggggccgggcggcgggggcggcggggcgggctccagcgacccggcgcggcccgggctcAGCCAGCAGCAGCGGGCGAGCCAGCGCAAGGCGCAGGTGCGCGGCTTCCCCCGCGCCAAGAAGCTGGAGAAGCTGGGGGTCTTCTCGGCCTGCAAG GCCAACGACGCCTGTAAGTGCAATGGCTGGAAGAACCCCAACCCGCCCACCGCCCCCCGCATGGACCTGCAGCAGCCCGTGACCAACCTGAGCGAGCCCTGCCGGAGCTGCGGACACGCGTTAG CGGACCACGTGTCCCACTTGGAGAACGTCTCGGAGGAAGAGATTAACcggctgctgggcatggtggtgGACGttgaaaacctcttcatgtcAGTCCACAAGGAGGAGGACACAGACACCAAGCAGGTGTACTTCTACCTGTTCAAG CTCCTGAGGAAATGCATCCTGCAGATGAGCCAGCCTGTAGTTGAGGGGTCCCTGGGGAGCCCCCCTTTTGAGAAACCGAACATTGAGCAG ggAGTCTTGAACTTTGTCCAGTACAAGTTCAGCCACCTGCCACCCAAGGAGCGGCAGACAATGTACGAGCTCTCAAAGATGTTCCTGCTTTGTCTCAACTACTGGAAGCTGGAGACGCCATCCCAGTTCCGCCAGCGCTCGCAGAATGACGATGTGGCTACCTACAAGGTCAACTACACGAG GTGGCTGTGCTACTGCCATGTGCCGCAGAGCTGCGACAGCCTTCCCCGCTATGAGACCACCCACGTCTTTGGGCGCAGCCTCCTGAAGTCCATCTTCACGGTCACCCGCCGGCAGCTGCTGGAGAAGTTTCGGGTAGAGAAGGACAAGCTAGTGCCAGAGAAGCGGACACTGATCCTCACCCACTTCCCCAA GTTCCTGTCGATGCTGGAGGAGGAGATCTATGGGGAGAACTCTCCTATCTGGGAGGCTGATTTCACAGTACCTGCCACGGAGGGTGGCCAGCTGGTGTCTCGCCCAG CTGCAGTCAGCACCGTTGCTGTGCCCACCACTCCACTCTTCAGCAAGAAgctcagcaacagcagctcttcaGCAAACATGGATTCCAGCACCCCAGAGCCTATGCCAG gtGAGAAGCGGAAGCTGCCTGAGAGCCTGACCCTGGAAGATGCCAAACGGATTCGTGTCATGGGTGATATTCCCATGGAGCTGGTGAATGAGGTCATGCTGACCATCACAGACCCTGCTGCCATGCTGGGCCCTGAG ACCAGCCTGCTGTCAGCAAATGCAGCACGGGATGAGACCGCCCGGCTGGAGGAGAGACGTGGCATCATTGAGTTCCACGTCATCGGCAACTCGCTCTCGCAGAAGTCCAACAAGAAGATCCTGATGTGGCTGGTGGGTTTGCAGAATGTTTTCTCGCACCAGCTGCCCCGCATGCCCAAGGAGTACATCACACGCCTTGTCTTCGACCC AAAACACAAGACCCTGGCTCTGATCAAGGATGGCAGAGTGATCGGGGGGATCTGCTTCCGGATGTTCCCGACCCAGGGGTTCACAGAGATAGTCTTTTGCGCTGTGACATCGAATGAGCAAGTGAAG GGCTATGGGACACACCTGATGAACCACCTGAAGGAGTACCACATCAAGCACAACATCCTGTACTTCCTGACCTATGCTGATGAGTATGCCATCGGCTACTTCAAGAAGCAG GGTTTCTCTAAGGACATCAAAGTTCCTAAGAGCCGCTACCTGGGCTACATCAAGGACTACGAGGGGGCAACCCTGATGGAGTGTGAGCTGAACCCCCGGATCCCCTACACTGAGCTCTCCCACATCatcaagaagcagaaggag ATTATCAAGAAGCTGATTGAGAGGAAGCAAGCGCAGATCCGCAAGGTCTACCCTGGCCTGACCTGCTTCAAGGAGGGCGTGCGGCAGATCCCTATTGAGAGTGTCCCTGGCATTC GAGAAACAGGATGGAAACctttggggaaggagaaggg AAAAGAGCTGAAGGATCCAGACCAACTCTACAACACCCTGAAGAACCTTCTGGCCCAGATCAAG ACCCACCCCAGCGCGTGGCCCTTCATGGAGCCCGTGAAGAAGTCGGAGGCACCGGACTACTACGAAATCATCCGCTTCCCCATCG ACCTGAAGACCATGACCGAGCGCTTGAAGAATCGCTACTACGTCACCAAGAAGCTGTTCATTGCCGACCTGCAGCGCATCATCACCAACTGCCGCGAGTACAACCCGCCTGACAGCGACTACTGCAAGTGTGCCAACACTTTGGAGAAGTTCTTCTACTTCAAGCTCAAGGAAGGGGGGCTCATTGACAAGTAG